One stretch of Arachis duranensis cultivar V14167 chromosome 1, aradu.V14167.gnm2.J7QH, whole genome shotgun sequence DNA includes these proteins:
- the LOC107464852 gene encoding uncharacterized protein LOC107464852 — translation MEQLVNFIIRPPRAEYDPKSDLLDQEFMLRGKWYQRKDVEIKNSRGDVLKCSHYVPIISPEGKPLPCVIYCHGNSGCRADASEAAIILLPSNITVFALDFSGSGLSGGEHVTLGWNEKDDLKAVVNYLREDGNVSLIGLWGRSMGAVTSLMYGAEDPSIAGMVLDSPFSDLVDLMMELVDTYKVRLPKFTVKFAIQYMRRAIQKKAKFDITDLNTIKVAKSCFVPALLGHAIDDDFIHPHHSDRIFEAYMGDKNIIKFEGDHNSPRPQFYFDSINIFFHNVLQPPEDEVGESFYDNVNDYCGKDVWRSLHEVGYSNESSSMNKEPSSSSTIDAIRQVRSRRPMSRMEVPSDIASKDEHCDHEEEKGGDLSPSSSSMISFELSNGNSFGPQVPAALDDDQFVEYPLEDLAGFPSSAEEEERMFMEAVIQSLKDMEVKKPETEQAPAANNVGTASSEPSDKDDSHLSSQEVSRSKETELSLDKPSTDSKSKMVFTSSEDCISMKAESNPSSANHSQSLVSVGSGISLEVAPTPPQPAPDIPSVSESSNANASGSSQSDSSTSVQSSSDTDVSHNTKATVTVVKNPAAGHVMDGLMRRWDLFRNSNNR, via the exons ATGGAGCAGCTTGTCAACTTCATCATCCGGCCACCAAG AGCTGAATATGATCCTAAGAGCGACTTATTGGATCAAGAGTTCATGCTGAGAGGGAAATGGTATCAACGGAAGGATGTAGAG ATAAAAAATAGTCGAGGTGATGTTCTTAAATGCAGTCATTATGTGCCTATAATCAGTCCAGAAGGAAAGCCTCTGCCATGTGTAATATATTGCCATGGAAACAG TGGATGTAGGGCTGATGCAAGTGAAGCTGCTATAATTTTACTTCCTTCAAATATTACAGTTTTTGCTCTGGATTTCTCAGGGTCTGGACTTTCTGGAGGGGAGCATGTCACTCTGGGGTGGAATGAA AAGGATGATCTGAAGGCTGTGGTCAACTATCTGCGAGAGGATGGAAATGTGTCTTTGATTGGCTTGTGGGGTCGCTCAATGGGAGCAGTTACTAG CCTTATGTATGGAGCTGAGGATCCGTCAATTGCAGGGATGGTTTTAGATAGTCCATTCTCTGATTTGGTTGATTTGATGATGGAACTTGTAGATACATATAAAGTTCGTCTTCCAAAGTTCACT GTAAAGTTTGCAATCCAGTACATGCGAAGAGCAATTCAAAAGAAGGCAAAATTTGACATAACGGACCTAAATACCATTAAG GTGGCAAAATCTTGTTTTGTTCCTGCTTTATTGGGGCATGCCATTGACGATGACTTTATACACCCCCATCACTCAGATAGAATATTTGAGGCTTACATG GGAgacaaaaacataattaaatttgagGGAGATCACAATTCACCACGTCCTCAGTTTTACTTTGATTCCATAAACATCTTTTTTCACAATGTTTTGCAACCTCCAGAGGATGAGGTTGGGGAATCATTTTATGACAATGTAAATGATTACTGCGGTAAG GATGTTTGGAGATCTCTTCATGAAGTAGGCTACAGCAATGAATCATCTTCTATGAACAAAG AACCATCTTCAAGCAGTACGATAGATGCCATTAGGCAAGTCCGTTCAAGACGACCGATGAGTAGGATGGAG GTTCCCTCTGATATTGCTTCAAAAGATGAACATTGTGATCATGag GAAGAGAAGGGTGGTGATCTCTCCCCATCATCCTCATCGATGATAAGCTTTGAACTATCTAATGGTAATTCCTTTGGTCCCCAAGTTCCGGCCGCATTGGACGATGATCAGTTTGTGGAATATCCACTTGAAGACCTTGCAGGCTTTCCATCTAGTGCAGAGGAGGAAGAAAGA ATGTTCATGGAAGCTGTGATCCAGTCACTGAAGGACATGGAAGTGAAAAAGCCAGAGACAGAACAAGCACCAGCAGCCAATAATGTTGGCACCGCATCTTCAGAGCCATCAGATAAAGACGACTCGCATCTTTCTTCGCAGGAGGTTTCTAGATCAAAGGAGACAGAACTCTCTCTAGACAAACCCAGCACAGATTCGAAATCTAAAATGGTCTTCACCTCATCTGAAGATTGTATATCGATGAAAGCCGAGTCGAATCCCAGTTCAGCGAACCATTctcaaagtttggtgtctgtAGGATCAGGTATTTCACTAGAGGTAGCACCAACGCCGCCACAACCAGCACCGGACATTCCATCAGTCAGTGAGTCCAGCAATGCAAATGCCAGTGGTTCCTCTCAAAGTGATAGTTCTACAAGTGTACAAAGTTCATCAGACACTGATGTATCACATAACACCAAAGCCACAGTAACTGTTGTTAAGAATCCAGCGGCCGGCCATGTGATGGATGGCCTAATGCGTCGATGGGATCTTTTCCGAAATAGTAACAACCGATAA